One genomic window of Corynebacterium massiliense DSM 45435 includes the following:
- a CDS encoding DoxX family membrane protein: MIRKIARPMLASVFIYDGVDNVRNSADHVKETESALKLVRGVVPKDYRGLVPNDPETVAKGLGGAKIGAGSLLALGKAPRTSAAVLAAASLPSFLGRNAFWNAKDSQDKEARRNGFLTSVALLGGLVLVTQDTEGKPSLRWRAEDAGKRTSKKVQSALPGKSETQKFADDASDWFSDKTDKVKDYVDDNKDDWQEAGQNFFDTAKSYVEDAKDFIDDNKDDWLKSAQKNAKTAKKSVVKNASKAQKKADKALSDVDTKKGKRAVKKAGKKADKLQDKADKKLAKAIDKVGDLIND, encoded by the coding sequence ATGATTCGCAAGATTGCCCGCCCGATGCTGGCTTCCGTCTTCATCTACGACGGGGTGGACAACGTCCGCAACTCCGCGGACCACGTGAAAGAGACCGAGTCTGCTCTGAAGCTGGTCCGCGGCGTCGTGCCGAAGGACTACCGCGGCTTGGTCCCGAACGATCCGGAGACCGTGGCCAAGGGCCTGGGCGGCGCGAAGATCGGCGCCGGTTCCCTGCTCGCGCTGGGTAAGGCGCCGCGCACCTCCGCCGCCGTGCTGGCCGCGGCTTCCCTGCCGTCCTTCCTCGGCCGCAACGCGTTCTGGAACGCGAAGGACTCCCAGGACAAGGAGGCCCGCCGCAACGGCTTCCTCACCTCCGTGGCCTTGCTCGGCGGCCTCGTGCTGGTCACCCAGGACACCGAGGGCAAGCCGTCGCTGCGCTGGCGCGCCGAGGACGCCGGCAAGCGCACCTCCAAGAAGGTTCAGTCCGCTCTGCCGGGCAAGTCCGAGACCCAGAAGTTCGCCGACGACGCGTCCGACTGGTTCAGCGACAAGACCGACAAGGTCAAGGATTACGTCGACGACAACAAGGACGACTGGCAGGAGGCTGGCCAGAACTTCTTCGACACCGCGAAGTCCTACGTGGAAGACGCCAAGGACTTCATCGATGACAACAAGGACGACTGGCTGAAGTCGGCGCAGAAGAACGCCAAGACCGCCAAGAAGTCCGTGGTCAAAAACGCCTCCAAGGCCCAGAAGAAGGCCGACAAGGCGCTGAGCGATGTCGACACGAAGAAGGGCAAGCGCGCCGTCAAGAAGGCGGGCAAGAAGGCCGACAAGCTGCAGGACAAGGCCGATAAGAAGCTGGCAAAGGCCATCGACAAGGTCGGCGACCTGATTAACGACTAG